In Tachysurus vachellii isolate PV-2020 chromosome 10, HZAU_Pvac_v1, whole genome shotgun sequence, the following proteins share a genomic window:
- the ppie gene encoding peptidyl-prolyl cis-trans isomerase E — MAATKRVLYIGGLAEEVDEKVLHAAFIPFGDITDIQIPLDYETEKHRGFAFIEFELAEDAAAAIDNMNESELFGRTIRVNIAKPMRIKEGSSRPVWSDDDWLKKFSGKTTEEAEEAEPAGESNKTATQEGEPPAKKGRANPQVYMDIKIGNKPAGRLRMLLRADVVPMTAENFRCLCTHEKGFGFKGSSFHRIIPQFMCQGGDFTNHNGTGGKSIYGRKFDDENFVLKHTGPGLLSMANSGSNTNGSQFFITCDKTDWLDNKHVVFGELLEGIDVLRTMEAQGSKDGKPKQKIIISDCGEYV, encoded by the exons ATGGCGGCGACTAAACGTGTGCTTTATATCG gtggtTTAGCAGAAGAAGTGGATGAGAAAGTCCTGCATGCTGCATTTATTCCTTTTGGAGACATTACGGATATTCAGATCCCTCTGGATTATGAAAccg AGAAGCATCGTGGTTTTGCCTTCATCGAGTTTGAGCTGGCTGAG gaTGCTGCAGCGGCCATCGATAACATG AACGAGTCTGAGCTCTTTGGTCGGACCATCAGAGTGAACATCGCCAAACCCATGAGGATTAAAGAGGGCTCGTCTCGACCGG TCTGGTCCGATGACGATTGGCTGAAAAAGTTCTCGGGGAAGACGACGGAGGAAGCCGAAGAGGCGGAGCCGGCGGGAGAGTCGAACAAAACCGCGACCCAGGAg ggcGAGCCGCCTGCTAAGAAGGGCAGAGCGAACCCACAGGTCTACATGGACATCAAGATCGGTAATAAACCTGCAGGAAGACTGCGCATGTTACTCCGAGCTGACGTCGTGCCCATGACTGCAG AGAACTTCCGCTGCCTGTGTACGCACGAGAAAGGGTTCGGCTTCAAGGGCAGCAGCTTCCACAGGATCATCCCTCAGTTCATGTGTCAGGGAGGAGATTTCACCAACCACAACGGCACCGGCGGCAAATCCATCTACGGACGCAAGTTTGACGACGAAAACTTTGTGCTCAAACACACCGGTCCAG gtcttcTCTCAATGGCGAACTCTGGGTCGAACACAAACGGCTCACAGTTCTTCATCACCTGCGACAAAACAGACTGGCTGGATAACAAGCACGTGGTGTTCGGGGAGCTGCTAGAGGGCATAGATGTGTTGCGgaccatggag GCTCAGGGAAGTAAAGATGGCAAACCCAAACAGAAGATTATTATATCTGATTGTGGGGAGTACGTCTGA
- the LOC132852588 gene encoding kelch repeat and BTB domain-containing protein 11 translates to MNNMFTIKADVIFHAAAHEDSEQSIITKGTEAVVPREVSACVSETGILQRSWDNLESGSVAETGNLGKHCSGSGDCLQDGNSSDSGFQDHVQPADASVKKQSESSSKNGVNEKANGATAERSLLGLRSETRGEMAKSYVYETEIMRSPSVVSNVSSLSQDSFSDSKESRSMEQSLGNLCLLQGAAHGHFTNEYGVKNSVSVREKPDLVIEVGRQKVQVHKSVLAEKSDYFKARLSRDILKVKGVSYKTLSVLIDYVYTSNINVNKDNIVDVVTGAKILQIPCAVQAAIDAMSAQLTTQNCYEILTIAKKQRLSQLKETAYRFISDNFLQVLKDPAVYGRLTGSERDLVLRNRMEGRKCLMVAEINDVFERVGSRPPSRGNSRPQSPLSVTSFEDNHMIYYYNENTKDWHTLTIMPEDINTKGCGICCLYNYLFVAGGIRGYGEKGKASDKVFCYNPVTDRWSEIRPMNQARSQLKLVSMDGFLYAIGGECLFTVEKYDPRMDRWTTVAPLPKGAFAVAHEATTCNGELYVSGGTLFYRLLKYDPKRDEWQECPYNNSRKKSTDMVALKSFIYRFDVNREQGINVFKYNTIVKMWHDCASYQQGSPLPFRCAVIGSCIYCVNKTQTLQFIVEEEGARFEEEPLKAPTEAKGVLFPFVLTLPDRSDRNV, encoded by the coding sequence atgaataacatGTTCACCATAAAAGCAGATGTCATATTTCACGCTGCGGCTCATGAAGACTCGGAGCAGTCCATCATTACCAAAGGGACCGAAGCGGTTGTTCCAAGAGAAGTTAGCGCTTGTGTTTCCGAGACAGGAATACTGCAAAGATCCTGGGATAACTTGGAATCTGGAAGTGTAGCAGAAACTGGAAATCTGGGAAAGCACTGCTCGGGTTCAGGAGACTGTCTGCAAGATGGAAACTCCAGTGACAGCGGGTTTCAGGATCACGTTCAACCAGCGGATGCTAGCGTTAAGAAGCAGAGCGAGTCATCGAGCAAAAATGGAGTAAATGAGAAGGCGAATGGAGCCACGGCTGAGAGATCTTTACTTGGCCTGAGGTCAGAAACCAGAGGGGAAATGGCTAAATCTTATGTTTACGAGACCGAAATCATGAGGAGTCCAAGCGTCGTCAGTAACGTGTCCTCTCTTTCACAGGACTCTTTTTCTGACTCAAAGGAAAGCAGATCGATGGAACAATCACTGGgaaatttatgtttattacaaggagctgcacatggacactttacaAATGAGTACGGGGTAAAAAATTCTGTCTCTGTTAGAGAGAAGCCTGATTTAGTTATTGAAGTAGGCAGGCAGAAGGTCCAAGTACATAAATCTGTTCTAGCTGAAAAAAGTGACTATTTTAAAGCCAGGCTTTCTCGAGACATTCTGAAAGTGAAAGGCGTAAGCTACAAAACACTGTCTGTCCTGATAGATTATGTTTATACCTCCAACATTAATGTGAACAAGGATAACATCGTGGATGTTGTCACTGGTGCGAAGATCTTACAGATCCCCTGTGCAGTGCAGGCAGCAATTGACGCCATGTCTGCTCAGCTCACCACGCAGAACTGCTACGAGATTCTAACCATCGCTAAAAAGCAGCGACTAAGCCAACTGAAGGAGACGGCGTATCGTTTCATAAGTGACAACTTTCTGCAGGTTTTGAAAGATCCCGCTGTTTACGGGCGTCTCACGGGCTCAGAGCGCGACTTAGTTTTGAGAAATCGTATGGAGGGTCGCAAGTGTCTGATGGTGGCTGAGATCAATGACGTTTTTGAGAGAGTGGGCAGCAGACCCCCTAGCAGGGGCAACAGCAGGCCACAGAGCCCTCTCTCCGTCACCTCGTTTGAGGACAACCACATGATCTACTACTACAACGAGAATACCAAGGATTGGCACACTTTGACCATAATGCCCGAGGATATTAATACCAAAGGCTGTGGCATATGTTGCTTGTATAACTACCTGTTTGTCGCAGGTGGCATCCGAGGATATGGGGAGAAAGGAAAGGCGTCAGACAAAGTTTTCTGCTACAATCCCGTAACAGACCGCTGGAGCGAGATAAGGCCTATGAACCAAGCGAGGTCACAGCTCAAATTAGTGTCCATGGATGGCTTTTTGTATGCCATTGGTGGGGAATGTCTCTTTACCGTGGAGAAGTATGACCCTCGTATGGACCGTTGGACCACTGTGGCTCCGCTGCCCAAAGGAGCATTCGCAGTTGCCCATGAGGCTACCACCTGCAACGGAGAGCTGTACGTATCGGGAGGAACTCTCTTCTACCGCCTCTTGAAGTACGACCCCAAGAGGGATGAGTGGCAAGAATGTCCATACAACAACAGCAGGAAGAAATCCACTGACATGGTTGCTCTGAAGAGCTTTATCTACAGGTTTGATGTCAACCGTGAACAAGGCATCAACGTGTTTAAGTACAACACCATAGTCAAGATGTGGCACGATTGCGCTTCCTATCAGCAAGGGAGTCCGCTGCCGTTCAGGTGTGCTGTGATTGGAAGCTGCATCTACTGTGTCAACAAGACTCAGACTCTGCAGTTTATAGTGGAGGAGGAAGGTGCTCGATTTGAAGAAGAACCTCTGAAAGCTCCCACGGAGGCTAAAGGAGTGTTATTCCCATTCGTTCTGACCTTGCCAGATAGAAGTGACCGAAATGTGTGA